The following are encoded in a window of Malassezia japonica chromosome 7, complete sequence genomic DNA:
- a CDS encoding uncharacterized protein (COG:S; EggNog:ENOG503PK4R), protein MRKGAMAVRLPVRVAQAVSSAAPVACGRAQCVMQCQAVSLARRPPFSMPMQPRAVPPPTSERSLHLQQLYAQHRPLLEHETLPVRPSRLIQPDMLLSEFEEAPEGHWRRRTRGVDSATFGEMLDRLSQLDVAPRTKRMRRGMRRATPPASPVVHAESKRIERRERDEDAREEAIANALERGEDVARAERLGHEAELVVLGEPSGSQKEWGRGVATHLGAHTEPYVPPSAARTPKAFAMEPALNEEHADQDAHLWLSHGLVQTQVQAQREWNAVLEQMQGDAPKPAAPVHLDSVRRKRRKKMNKHKYKKLRKAQRAERQRLKK, encoded by the coding sequence ATGCGAAAGGGAGCGATGGCCGTTCggctgccggtgcgcgtggcgcaggcggtgagcagcgcggcgcctgtgGCGTGTGGGCGTGCTCAGTGCGTGATGCAGTGCCAGGCGGTGtcgcttgcgcgccgcccgccgtTCTCGATGCCGATGCAGCCCCgggccgtgccgccgccgacgagcgagcgcagcctGCACTTGCAGCAGCTCTACGCGCAGCACCGTCCGCTCTTGGAGCACGAGACACTGCCTgtgcgcccgtcgcgccTGATCCAGCCGGACATGCTCTTGTCCGAGTTTGAAGAGGCGCCGGAAGGGCACTggcggcgccggacgcgcggcgtggaCAGCGCCACGTTTGGCGAgatgctcgaccgcctgaGCCAGCTGGACGTGGCGCCGCGTAcgaagcgcatgcgcaggggcatgcgccgcgcgacgccgcccgcaTCGCCGGTCGTCCACGCCGAGTcgaagcgcatcgagcgacgagagcgCGACGAAGACGCGCGCGAAGAGGCGATTGCcaacgcgctcgagcgcggcgaggacgtcgcgcgtgccgagcgcctcggccacgaagccgagctcgtggtgctcggcgagcccAGCGGCTCGCAAAAAGAGTggggccgcggcgtggcgacgcacctcggcgcgcatACCGAGCCCTACGTGCCtccgtcggccgcgcgcacgcccaaGGCGTTTGCCATGGAGCCCGCGCTGAACGAGGAGCACGCGGACCAAGATGCGCACCTCTGGCTGTCccacggcctcgtccagACGCAGgtccaggcgcagcgcgagtgGAACGCCGTGCTGGAGCAGATgcaaggcgacgcgcccaagcctgctgcgcctgtgcaCCTCGACAGTGTGCGCAGGAAGCGCAGGAAAAAGATGAACAAGCACAAGTACAagaagctgcgcaaggcgcagcgcgcggagcgccagcgcctcaaGAAGTAG